The nucleotide window AATTAGTAGATGAAAGTGTTGAAAAAGCAGAGACACGATAATCCAAAATATTACTGAAATTTACTTAAAAATGAAATATACAACAGGAGATAGCATTTGTCTCCTGTTGTCAAGTGATAAATTCGTTATTATTGCTAAAAAATTTTTTCTTGGATATGAAAAATGAAACGACATGGAAAAAACGCATGAAATAGCGAATTTTAGCGTTAGTGAAAAAATGCAAAAAATATTTATGCATAACTATACACAAATTTGTCAACAATTTGACAAGGAAAGTATCTATGTGAAGTTTTTCACCATTACTAATTGACATCAAAAACCCCCTATTGTATGCTTACAAAGGGTAAGAATGATAAGAGTTTCGCCTAGTCAAAAGACGTTGAAACGCTTGTTATATCAAGTTTCTACTAGATTGACAGTTGAAACGAAACTCGTCAATTTGCAACGTTCTATGCGCCTGGATGAAGTCCGTTAAGATTAAGAGACACTTAGAAGTATGAAATGAATGTTCACTATGGAATTTTCCTGAGGTGGAAATTATTTACTACTTGTAACGGCCTCTGATTTTGTAGTGCATTTACTACGTTTTAAATTCATTTAATGGTCGATGAACACTTTCTTTACTCGAAAAAAGTTTCAGGAGATTAACTGCCAATGCTAAATTTGCATCACGTTTTTGCAATGCAGAAGAAAGCGTTCTTTTTTTTGCTTGCTGTTTGTACGTTAGGCTGGGGATTTTCGCCATATGATTCGATATTTGCTGGTATAGCCCTAGGTGCGTTCTTTGGTACGTATAATTTTTGGATTTTACTTCGACGTATGGAAAAATTTGACCGTTCCATTAGTGAAGGGACAAAAGTAGCATCTATCGGTACAGCGCTTCGCTTTGGATCAGGTGTTGCCGCAGTCGCAATCGCAATATCGTTGCCACAATATTTTCACTTAATAAGCACGGTCATTGGGCTGATGATTCCGTACATCTTTTTAGTAGTAGAAAGAGTAGTACATCATATAAAAAGCCACTAAGGTGCATTTGAAAGAGAGGTGAATGCAAAAATGGATCATACAGCTCCAGAGCTACATTTGGATTTAGGCTTTATGACGCTTACTTTCAACTTATCTACAGTACTAACTCTCTTAGTAGCTGCAGTCATCGTATTTTTAATCGCGTTTGTTTCAACACGTACACTTGCGTTAAAACCGACGGGTATGCAGAACTTCATGGAATGGATTATGGATTTCGTGAAAAATATTATTAAGAGTAACATGGACTGGAAAACTGGTGGACGCTTCCACATCCTGGGGATTACATTAATCATGTTCATTGCAGTGTCCAACTTACTTGGATTACCAATGGGTGGTATTTTGTACGGCAGTGACTTATGGTGGAAATCACCAACAGCCGATCCAGTCGTAACAATGACATTAGCGTCGATGGTTCTAGTATTAACACAGTATTACGGCGTGAAAATGCAAGGTACTGGCGGTTATGCTAAAACATTCTTCCAACCAATGTCATTTATGTTCCCGCTAAAAGTTATTGAAGAGTTTGCAAATACGTTAACTCTTGGTCTACGTCTTTACGGTAACATTTACGCCGGTGAGATTTTACTAACGTTACTAACTGGTTTAGCAGTTTCAAGTGCGTTTGGTTTCTTCGGTGCAATCGTACCAATGATGGCGTGGATGGGATTCTCGATTTTCATCGGGTTTATCCAAGCTTTCATTTTCACTATGTTAACGATGGTATACATGGCTCACAAAGTGAGTACAGACCATTAATTATAAGTTTCCGCATTCAATGTAGTGCGGTAATTTGAACCAAAAAAAAATTACAACATCCAAGGAGGATATTATCAAATGGTAGGTTCAGTAGGTTTATTAGCAGCAGCAATCGCAATCGGTTTAGCAGCACTAGGTGCAGGTATTGGTAACGGTTTAATCGTTTCAAAAACAGTAGAAGGTATCGCTCGTCAACCAGAAGCACGTGGCGCACTTCAAACTACAATGTTCATCGGGGTAGCGTTAGTAGAAGCATTACCGATCATCGCAGTAGTAATCGCATTCATCGTAATGAACCAATAGTCTGAATTAGATTATTAAATCATTAAGATTCTTAAATCCAGTGGCGAAGTAGACTTCATTTGAAACCCTTCGCCATTAGTTTTGTGTAAAGAAGCTATACCCTTTTTTATTTAATATTAAATACGAACAAAAAGTATGACAAAATATAGATTTTATTCAAGCTCTTGAAGGGAGTGAAACAATCGTGTTTTTAGACTATCTTGTACTAGGTGCAGGCGCTACTGGACTTAACTTAGGTGATGCTTTAGCGACGTTAGTGATTTTCTTAGGTTTAATGGCACTTCTTAAAAAGTTCGCTTGGGGTCCTTTAATGGGTATCATGCGCGAGCGTGAAGAGTTAGTTGCAAGCGGTATCGATGCAGCTGAGAAAGCTAAAAAAGAAACACAAGCACTATTAGAAGAACAAAAGAGCCTTCTTAAAGAAGCTCGCACAGAAGCGCAATCAATTATTGAGAACGCTAAAAAGCAAGGCGAAGCAACTCGCGAGGAAATCGTGGTAACTGCACGCGCTGAAGCGAACCGTCTAAAAGAATCTGCTGTTCGTGATATCGAAGCAGAAAGAGAAAAAGCAATCGCTGCTGTACGTGAAGAAGTAGTTTCATTATCAGTACTTGCTGCGTCTAAAGTTCTTGGGAAAGAAATTTCTGAAGCAGACAATAGCGCACTAATTAAAGAAACGATTGCGAAGGCAGGCGAAGCGAAATGAGTCAATCGACTGTAGCAAATCGCTATGCTCAAGCAATGTATGAATTGGCATTAAGCAAAAACGTTCTTGCTGAAGTAGGTGCAGATTTACGTGAGATCCAAACAGTAGTAGCGACAAACGAAGAGTTTATGGCTTTACTAACTGCTCCGAAAATTTCTACTGACCGCAAGAAAGAGCTTATCGCTCAAATTTTAACGGGTGCACAGCCAATCGTTGTAAATATGGTTCAATTCTTAATCGAAAAGAAACGTTTAAACGAGTTAACAGCTGTAGCAGACCAATATCAAGCATTATCAGCTGCCGCTCAAGGTACTGCAGATGCAAAAGTTTACTCAACGCGTGAATTAACAGATGGCGAGCGTGCAGAAATCTCTGCTGCATTCGGCAAGTTAGTCGGCAAAGGGCAACTTAACATTACAAACATTATCGATGCGTCATTAATTGGTGGCGTACGCGTTCAAATCGGCAACTACATTTTCGACAGCACTGTAGCGTCTAAGCTAGAGGACTTAAAACGAGTATTAGTTGGCTAAATCTTAAGAAATGTGAGAGGTGAACATACATGGGCATCAAAGCTGAAGAAATCAGCAGTCTGATTAAACAGCAGATTGAAGGTTATCAATCGGAATTAAAAGTAAGCGAAGTAGGTACAGTTATCACTGTTGGTGACGGTATCGCTCGTGCTCATGGCCTCGACAACGCCATGGCTGGAGAGCTTTTAGAGTTCTCAAACGGTGTTATGGGTATGGCACAAAACCTAGAAGAAGGTAACGTTGGTATCGTAATTTTAGGAGACTACCTAGGCATCAAAGAAGGCGATGAGGTTCGTCGTACAGGTCGTATTATGGAAGTACCAGTTGGTGAACAACTAATTGGCCGTGTTGTAAACCCACTTGGTATGCCAGTGGATGGATTAGGTCCAATCAACACAACAAAATCTCGTCCAATCGAAAGTCCAGCTTTCGGTGTAATGGCACGTAAATCAGTACATGAGCCATTACAAACAGGTATCAAAGCGATCGACGCTTTAGTACCAATCGGTCGTGGTCAACGTGAGTTAATCATCGGTGACCGTCAAGTTGGTAAAACATCTGTAGCAATCGATACAATCTTAAACCAACAAGGCGAAGATATGATCTGTATCTACGTTGCAATTGGTCAAAAAGAATCAACTGTACGTAACGTAGTTGAAACTTTCCGTAAACACGGTGCATTAGATTACACAATCGTTGTAACTGCTTCTGCATCACAACCAGCTCCATTACTATACCTTGCTCCTTTCGCAGGTGTATCTATGGCAGAAGAATTCATGTTAGATGGTAAGCACGTATTAATCGTGTATGATGACTTAACTAAACAAGCATCAGCATACCGTGAACTTTCACTTCTTCTACGCCGTCCTCCAGGTCGTGAAGCTTACCCTGGTGACGTGTTCTACTTACACAGCCGTCTACTTGAACGTGCTGCGAAGTTAAACGAAACATACAAAAACGGTTCGATTACAGCGCTTCCATTCGTAGAAACGCAAGCGGGCGATATCTCTGCATATATCCCAACAAACGTAATCTCAATCACAGATGGTCAAATCTTCTTACAATCTGACTTATTCAACTCTGGTGTACGTCCTGCGATCAACGCCGGTTTATCAGTATCACGTGTAGGTGGTTCTGCTCAAATCAAAGCGATGAAAAAAGTAGCTGGTACATTACGTCTTGACTTAGCAGCATTCCGTGAGTTAGAGTCATTCGCTCAGTTCGGTTCTGACTTAGACGCAATCACACTTGCTAAATTAGAGCGTGGTAAACGTACTGTTGAAGTTTTAAAACAAGACTTAAACAAACCACTTAAAGTTGAAAAACAAGTTGCGATCCTTTATGCATTAACTAAAGGTCACTTAGATGATATTCCAGTACAAGACATCGTTCGTTTCGAAAACGAATTCTTAAGCTGGTTAGATACAAACCACTCAAATGTTTTAGATCATGTTCGTACAACTAAAGAACTTGCTCCAGACGCAGAGTATGTTGAAGCAATTAACGCGTTCAAAAAGACTTTCGCTAAATCTGAGTAAGAATTGAACGGTTTTTCACGCACACTATTGTAGCGTGAAAAACTGGACAACTCTTTTTTAATAAGAGCTTGATAAAAATCTAAAGGTGGTGAAATACCAGTGGTAAACTTACGCGAAATTAAAGGTCGTATTAACTCTACAAAGTCAACGAAACAAATTACGAAAGCGATGCAGATGGTTTCTTCTTCAAAGTTACGTCGTGCAGAGCAAAATGCTAAGTCTTACGTTCCATACATGGAAAAAATCCAGGACGTAGTAGGCGCAATTGCAACAGGTACTAAAGATAGCGGACATCCAATGTTAACTACTCGTCCTGTTAAGAAAACAGCTTACTTAGTCATCGGTTCTGACCGTGGTTTAGCAGGTGCTTACAACTCAAGCATCTTACGTGAAGTACAAAGCACTATTGATAAACGTCACAAGTCTAAAGACGAGTACGTAGTTTTAGTAGTAGGTCGTGTTGTTCGTGATTACTTTGTAAAGCGTGGACACAATGTTATCGCAGATGTCGTTGCTCTACCAGACCAACCATCATTTGCCGATATTAAAGAAATCGCTCGTAATGCTGTTGGTATGTTCATTGATGGTACGTATGATGAACTTTATATGTACTACAATCACTTCGTATCTGCAATTCAAAACGAAGTGACTGTGAAAAAAGTTCTTCCTTTAACTGATATTGCACCTTCTTCAAGCAATGCTTCTTATGAGTTTGAGCCATCAGGCGAGGCAATTTTAGAAGTATTACTTCCACAATATGCGGAAAGCTTAATTTACGGCGCTTTATTAGACGGAAAAGCGAGTGAACATTCAGCGCGTATGACAGCAATGAAAAACGCTACAGACAATGCAAACGATCTTATTGCAGACCTTTCTCTACAATACAACCGTGCACGTCAAGCGGCGATTACACAAGAAATTACAGAAATCGTTGGTGGAGCTGCAGCCTTAGAATAGGCGCGCTCACCAATGTCGTATAAGAATACGATAGGAGGGTACAAAGTAATGAACAAAGGACACGTTCTTCAAGTAATGGGTCCAGTAGTAGACGTAAAGTTTGCTAATGGTCAATTACCAGACATTTATAACGCATTAACAGTTACAATTGAACGTCCTAACGAAGCACCGACTACTCTTGCATTAGAAGTAGCGCTTCACTTAGGTGACGATTCTGTTCGTACAATTGCCATGTCATCTACTGATGGTTTACAACGTGGAGCAGAAGTAACAAACTCAGGAGCACCAATCTCAGTACCAGTTGGTGAAGCTACATTAGGTCGCGTATTTAACGTACTTGGTGAAGTTATCGACTTAGGTGAAGAAATTCCTGCTGATGTTCGTCGTGATTCTATTCACCGCGAAGCTCCAACATTCGATCAATTATCAACTACTGTAGAAATCCTTGAAACAGGTATCAAAGTAGTAGACTTATTAGCACCATACATCAAAGGTGGTAAAATCGGTCTATTCGGTGGTGCCGGCGTAGGTAAAACAGTATTAATCCAAGAATTAATCAACAACATCGCACAAGAGCACGCAGGTATTTCTGTATTCGCGGGTGTAGGTGAGCGTACTCGTGAGGGTAACGACTTATTCTTCGAGATGACAGATTCAGGCGTAATCAAACAAACTGCGATGGTATTCGGTCAAATGAATGAGCCACCTGGAGCACGTATGCGCGTAGCTTTAACTGGTTTAACAATGGCTGAGTTCTTCCGTGATGAGCAAGGTGCAGACGTACTTTTATTCATCGACAACATTTTCCGTTTCACACAAGCAGGTTCTGAGGTTTCTGCCCTATTAGGTCGTATGCCGTCAGCGGTAGGTTACCAACCAACACTTGCTACAGAAATGGGTAAATTACAAGAGCGTATCACATCTACTACAAAAGGTTCTGTAACTTCGATCCAAGCGATTTATGTACCAGCCGATGACTATACTGACCCGGCTCCGGCTACAACTTTCGCCCACTTAGATGCAACAACTAACCTTGAGCGTAAATTATCTGAGATGGGTATCTATCCAGCGGTAGACCCACTAGCTTCGACTTCTCGTGCATTATCACCGGAAATCGTTGGACCAGAACACTATGCAATCGCAACTGGTGTTCAACGTACAATCCAACGTTA belongs to Solibacillus sp. FSL W7-1436 and includes:
- a CDS encoding ATP synthase subunit I, with the translated sequence MLNLHHVFAMQKKAFFFLLAVCTLGWGFSPYDSIFAGIALGAFFGTYNFWILLRRMEKFDRSISEGTKVASIGTALRFGSGVAAVAIAISLPQYFHLISTVIGLMIPYIFLVVERVVHHIKSH
- the atpB gene encoding F0F1 ATP synthase subunit A — encoded protein: MDHTAPELHLDLGFMTLTFNLSTVLTLLVAAVIVFLIAFVSTRTLALKPTGMQNFMEWIMDFVKNIIKSNMDWKTGGRFHILGITLIMFIAVSNLLGLPMGGILYGSDLWWKSPTADPVVTMTLASMVLVLTQYYGVKMQGTGGYAKTFFQPMSFMFPLKVIEEFANTLTLGLRLYGNIYAGEILLTLLTGLAVSSAFGFFGAIVPMMAWMGFSIFIGFIQAFIFTMLTMVYMAHKVSTDH
- the atpE gene encoding F0F1 ATP synthase subunit C: MVGSVGLLAAAIAIGLAALGAGIGNGLIVSKTVEGIARQPEARGALQTTMFIGVALVEALPIIAVVIAFIVMNQ
- the atpF gene encoding F0F1 ATP synthase subunit B, which encodes MFLDYLVLGAGATGLNLGDALATLVIFLGLMALLKKFAWGPLMGIMREREELVASGIDAAEKAKKETQALLEEQKSLLKEARTEAQSIIENAKKQGEATREEIVVTARAEANRLKESAVRDIEAEREKAIAAVREEVVSLSVLAASKVLGKEISEADNSALIKETIAKAGEAK
- a CDS encoding F0F1 ATP synthase subunit delta produces the protein MSQSTVANRYAQAMYELALSKNVLAEVGADLREIQTVVATNEEFMALLTAPKISTDRKKELIAQILTGAQPIVVNMVQFLIEKKRLNELTAVADQYQALSAAAQGTADAKVYSTRELTDGERAEISAAFGKLVGKGQLNITNIIDASLIGGVRVQIGNYIFDSTVASKLEDLKRVLVG
- the atpA gene encoding F0F1 ATP synthase subunit alpha; translation: MGIKAEEISSLIKQQIEGYQSELKVSEVGTVITVGDGIARAHGLDNAMAGELLEFSNGVMGMAQNLEEGNVGIVILGDYLGIKEGDEVRRTGRIMEVPVGEQLIGRVVNPLGMPVDGLGPINTTKSRPIESPAFGVMARKSVHEPLQTGIKAIDALVPIGRGQRELIIGDRQVGKTSVAIDTILNQQGEDMICIYVAIGQKESTVRNVVETFRKHGALDYTIVVTASASQPAPLLYLAPFAGVSMAEEFMLDGKHVLIVYDDLTKQASAYRELSLLLRRPPGREAYPGDVFYLHSRLLERAAKLNETYKNGSITALPFVETQAGDISAYIPTNVISITDGQIFLQSDLFNSGVRPAINAGLSVSRVGGSAQIKAMKKVAGTLRLDLAAFRELESFAQFGSDLDAITLAKLERGKRTVEVLKQDLNKPLKVEKQVAILYALTKGHLDDIPVQDIVRFENEFLSWLDTNHSNVLDHVRTTKELAPDAEYVEAINAFKKTFAKSE
- the atpG gene encoding ATP synthase F1 subunit gamma, which encodes MVNLREIKGRINSTKSTKQITKAMQMVSSSKLRRAEQNAKSYVPYMEKIQDVVGAIATGTKDSGHPMLTTRPVKKTAYLVIGSDRGLAGAYNSSILREVQSTIDKRHKSKDEYVVLVVGRVVRDYFVKRGHNVIADVVALPDQPSFADIKEIARNAVGMFIDGTYDELYMYYNHFVSAIQNEVTVKKVLPLTDIAPSSSNASYEFEPSGEAILEVLLPQYAESLIYGALLDGKASEHSARMTAMKNATDNANDLIADLSLQYNRARQAAITQEITEIVGGAAALE
- the atpD gene encoding F0F1 ATP synthase subunit beta, producing MNKGHVLQVMGPVVDVKFANGQLPDIYNALTVTIERPNEAPTTLALEVALHLGDDSVRTIAMSSTDGLQRGAEVTNSGAPISVPVGEATLGRVFNVLGEVIDLGEEIPADVRRDSIHREAPTFDQLSTTVEILETGIKVVDLLAPYIKGGKIGLFGGAGVGKTVLIQELINNIAQEHAGISVFAGVGERTREGNDLFFEMTDSGVIKQTAMVFGQMNEPPGARMRVALTGLTMAEFFRDEQGADVLLFIDNIFRFTQAGSEVSALLGRMPSAVGYQPTLATEMGKLQERITSTTKGSVTSIQAIYVPADDYTDPAPATTFAHLDATTNLERKLSEMGIYPAVDPLASTSRALSPEIVGPEHYAIATGVQRTIQRYRELQDIIAILGMDELSDEDKQTVERARRIQFFLSQNFHVAEQFTGQKGSYVPVKETVRSFKEILDGKWDHLPEDAFRLVGSIDEVVAKAKEMGVQV